The following proteins come from a genomic window of Enterobacter chengduensis:
- a CDS encoding HNH endonuclease signature motif containing protein, with product MKIWKETKYEYYVVSNEGDVFNTKTETLLKLTPSKSNGYYKVTLSVKGGDSRTVEVHRLIAETFIERDESLKLVVDHIDGNPLNNHVDNLQWITQKENMAKAKNKRSWNRFTEEEKVQIIDAWNTGKYSYIGITSHFNQLWNRNTTRHSYTRIIKKA from the coding sequence ATGAAAATATGGAAAGAAACGAAATATGAATATTATGTGGTAAGTAATGAAGGTGATGTATTCAATACTAAGACAGAAACACTACTAAAGCTAACCCCTTCAAAATCTAATGGGTACTACAAAGTAACACTATCTGTCAAAGGTGGTGATAGTAGAACTGTAGAAGTTCATCGACTAATCGCAGAAACTTTTATTGAACGTGATGAATCATTGAAATTAGTTGTTGATCATATTGATGGTAATCCTCTAAACAATCACGTGGATAACCTACAATGGATTACACAAAAAGAGAATATGGCTAAAGCGAAAAATAAACGTAGCTGGAATAGATTCACCGAAGAAGAGAAAGTACAAATTATTGATGCGTGGAATACTGGAAAGTACTCATACATTGGGATTACATCTCACTTCAATCAACTATGGAACCGTAATACTACACGACATAGTTACACAAGAATTATCAAAAAAGCATAA
- a CDS encoding EAL domain-containing protein, producing the protein MKHFLIVEPLVDPVSMRLRGVEILTRTQDQDGKFFPPDTAIDSMSNEERCLLLREQINAIRQKSEFFTKNNLLCSLNVNRDMIECIIRTPEKDCLLRGMDYVRLEISESLATCEVHTRTKLIETLCFRFGKVWLDDMGAGYCDINMVDTNHYELIKIDRDYFWRESKKEQPFKGLVLYKKKCDKIVFEGVETDEQLELARRLEVWGVQGYLFNSCKLIDIESLALRYD; encoded by the coding sequence ATGAAACATTTTTTAATAGTGGAGCCGTTAGTAGACCCAGTATCCATGAGGTTAAGAGGTGTGGAAATCCTAACTCGCACCCAAGATCAGGATGGTAAGTTCTTTCCGCCGGATACTGCCATTGACAGCATGAGCAATGAAGAAAGATGCTTGTTACTCAGAGAGCAAATCAATGCTATCAGACAAAAAAGTGAGTTCTTCACAAAGAACAATCTGTTATGTAGCCTCAATGTTAATAGGGATATGATCGAATGTATTATTCGAACACCAGAGAAGGATTGCCTACTAAGGGGTATGGATTATGTGCGGCTTGAAATTTCTGAGAGTCTGGCCACATGTGAAGTTCACACCCGTACTAAGCTAATAGAAACACTATGCTTTAGATTTGGAAAGGTATGGCTGGATGACATGGGGGCAGGGTACTGTGATATAAACATGGTCGATACGAATCACTATGAACTAATCAAGATTGACCGTGATTACTTCTGGCGGGAATCCAAGAAAGAACAGCCCTTTAAAGGTCTTGTACTCTATAAAAAGAAATGTGACAAAATTGTCTTTGAGGGCGTAGAGACAGATGAACAACTTGAACTAGCAAGGCGTTTAGAGGTGTGGGGTGTACAAGGTTACTTGTTTAACTCTTGTAAACTAATAGATATTGAAAGTCTGGCACTTCGCTATGACTAA
- a CDS encoding EAL domain-containing protein, with amino-acid sequence MINTTFIAEPIMTTSGQLVGCELLTRFHCQDLPVLNSKYFIMAMTVEGKKELLKQQLETVEVHASWFREHRLFCTVNVDTVQARLCVFDRDIIQLLDKLDFIRLEISENFEGLVLGINHPVLKKLLNVGYRLFLDDLGSGRANVTALTTGCYEAVKIDRAFYREEVQKPTFNILMKNIMKYCPYVIVEGVEQRQELTVLRDAGVTAVQGYLYRSVPFHKVNNLQ; translated from the coding sequence ATGATCAATACAACCTTCATAGCAGAACCAATCATGACAACATCAGGCCAACTGGTAGGTTGTGAATTGTTAACCCGTTTCCATTGCCAGGACTTGCCTGTACTGAACAGCAAGTACTTCATCATGGCCATGACGGTCGAAGGGAAGAAGGAACTACTGAAACAACAATTAGAGACAGTAGAAGTTCATGCGTCATGGTTCAGAGAACACCGGCTTTTCTGTACCGTGAACGTTGATACCGTACAGGCACGGCTATGTGTATTTGACAGGGATATTATTCAGCTATTGGATAAGCTGGATTTCATCAGGCTTGAGATCTCAGAGAACTTTGAAGGGCTTGTACTCGGTATCAATCATCCAGTACTTAAAAAACTGTTAAACGTGGGCTATCGATTGTTCCTTGATGATCTTGGTTCCGGTCGGGCTAACGTTACGGCGTTAACTACTGGATGCTATGAGGCGGTCAAGATCGATAGGGCGTTCTACCGTGAGGAAGTACAGAAACCTACATTCAACATACTGATGAAGAACATCATGAAGTATTGCCCCTATGTAATCGTAGAGGGAGTAGAGCAACGCCAAGAGCTAACAGTATTACGCGATGCTGGAGTAACGGCGGTTCAAGGATATCTATACCGTTCAGTTCCTTTCCATAAAGTTAATAATTTGCAATAG
- a CDS encoding IS3-like element ISSen4 family transposase (programmed frameshift) produces MKKRFSDEQIISILREAEAGVPARELCRKHAISDATFYTWRKKYGGMEVPEVKRLKSLEEENTRLKKLLAEAMLDKEALQVALGRKLLTTDQKREAVMLMCDATGLSQRRACRLTGLSLSTCRYEAHRPAADAHLSGRITELALERRRFGYRRIWQLLRREGLHVNHKRVYRLYHLSGLGVKRRRRRKGLATERLPLLRPAAPNLTWSMDFVMDALSTGRRIKCLTCVDDFTKECLTVTVAFGISGVQVTRILDSIALFRGYPATIRTDQGPEFTCRALDQWAFEHGVELRLIQPGKPTQNGFIESFNGRFRDECLNEHWFSDIVHARKIINDWRQDYNECRPHSTLNYQTPSEFAAGWRKGHSENEDSDVTN; encoded by the exons ATGAAGAAGCGTTTTTCCGACGAACAGATCATCAGTATTCTCCGCGAAGCCGAAGCTGGGGTACCCGCCCGTGAACTCTGCCGCAAGCATGCCATTTCCGATGCCACGTTTTACACCTGGCGTAAGAAGTATGGCGGTATGGAGGTGCCTGAAGTTAAGCGCCTGAAGTCGCTTGAGGAAGAGAACACCAGACTCAAGAAGCTGCTTGCCGAAGCCATGCTGGATAAAGAGGCGCTTCAGGTGGCTCTTGGGCGAAAGT TACTGACGACAGACCAGAAGCGGGAAGCCGTGATGTTGATGTGTGATGCGACCGGTCTGTCGCAACGTCGTGCCTGCAGGCTTACAGGTTTATCCCTGTCGACCTGCCGCTATGAGGCTCACCGTCCGGCTGCTGATGCGCATTTATCAGGGCGCATCACTGAGCTGGCACTGGAGCGCAGGCGTTTTGGCTACCGTCGTATTTGGCAGTTGCTGCGCCGTGAAGGGCTTCATGTTAATCATAAGCGCGTGTACCGGCTTTATCACCTCAGTGGCCTGGGCGTAAAACGCAGAAGACGTCGTAAAGGGCTGGCAACAGAACGTCTGCCGCTGCTCCGTCCGGCGGCGCCCAATCTGACCTGGTCGATGGATTTCGTCATGGACGCACTTTCCACCGGTCGCAGGATCAAGTGTCTTACCTGCGTCGATGATTTCACAAAGGAATGCCTGACGGTCACTGTTGCCTTTGGGATTTCAGGCGTTCAGGTCACGCGTATTCTGGACAGCATTGCACTGTTTCGAGGCTATCCGGCGACGATAAGAACTGACCAGGGGCCGGAGTTCACTTGCCGTGCACTGGATCAATGGGCCTTTGAGCATGGTGTTGAGTTGCGCTTAATCCAGCCGGGCAAGCCAACGCAGAACGGATTTATTGAGAGCTTTAACGGACGATTTCGCGATGAATGTTTGAATGAGCACTGGTTCAGCGATATCGTTCATGCCAGGAAAATTATTAATGACTGGCGGCAGGATTATAACGAATGCCGCCCGCACTCCACGCTGAATTATCAGACACCGTCTGAATTTGCAGCGGGCTGGAGAAAGGGTCATTCTGAGAATGAAGATTCCGACGTTACTAACTGA
- a CDS encoding methyltransferase: protein MARITKKESALHIQVMDLIHSDKQLTQDNKEFIFNTYKGDGIGATGAFFTPEMLAWDFILDAGCTGQCIELCAGIGRLSYYQYLRNNPTHITCVELNPEYVMIGKRVLPEAEWIVGDALQYSADRFYDVAYGNPPFGKINTSEAYTGRYTGSEFEYKVIEHASTFSSFGAWIVPQGSAGFKYSGHRYFDATVQTAKYQKFVNDAGYTFQPGVGIDTSIYKDEWNGTKVICESVLVDYDGTNS, encoded by the coding sequence ATGGCAAGAATTACAAAAAAGGAATCAGCATTACACATACAAGTAATGGATTTAATCCACTCTGATAAGCAACTAACACAAGACAATAAAGAGTTTATCTTTAACACCTACAAAGGTGATGGTATAGGGGCTACTGGTGCTTTCTTCACACCTGAAATGCTCGCATGGGATTTCATACTTGATGCTGGCTGTACTGGTCAGTGTATCGAACTATGTGCGGGTATCGGACGTCTCAGTTACTACCAGTACTTAAGAAACAACCCAACACACATTACCTGTGTTGAACTCAATCCAGAGTACGTAATGATCGGGAAGAGGGTACTACCTGAAGCTGAATGGATCGTTGGTGACGCTCTCCAGTACTCAGCAGACCGTTTCTATGATGTTGCCTATGGCAATCCTCCTTTCGGCAAGATCAACACATCAGAAGCGTATACAGGCCGTTATACAGGCTCAGAGTTTGAATACAAGGTGATTGAACATGCCAGTACTTTTTCATCCTTTGGGGCATGGATCGTACCGCAAGGTTCCGCAGGGTTTAAGTACTCAGGCCATAGGTACTTTGACGCTACAGTACAGACAGCCAAGTACCAGAAGTTTGTTAATGATGCTGGGTACACGTTTCAACCAGGGGTAGGGATTGATACCAGTATCTACAAGGACGAATGGAACGGTACGAAAGTAATTTGTGAGAGCGTCTTAGTTGATTATGACGGCACAAATTCATGA
- the mdtG gene encoding multidrug efflux MFS transporter MdtG has product MSPSDAPINWKRNLTVAWLGCFLTGAAFSLIMPFLPLYVEQLGVTGHGALNMWSGLVFSITFLFSAIASPFWGGLADRKGRKIMLLRSALGMAIIMALMGVAQNVWQFLILRALLGLLGGFIPNANALIATQIPRHKSGWALGTLSTGGVSGALLGPLAGGLLADNYGLRPVFFITASVLFLCFIVTLLCIREKFTPVAKKEMLHAREVLTSLKNPRLVLSLFVTTLIIQVATGSIAPILTLYVRDLAGNVSNIAFISGMIASVPGVAALLSAPRLGKLGDRVGPEKILICALVISVLLLIPMSMVQSPWQLGVLRFLLGAADGALLPAVQTLLVYNSTNQIAGRIFSYNQSFRDIGNVTGPLLGAGISASFGFRAVFIVTAGVVLFNAIYSWLSLSRALRPVAE; this is encoded by the coding sequence ATGTCACCCTCAGATGCCCCCATAAACTGGAAGCGTAACCTCACGGTTGCTTGGCTTGGCTGTTTTCTTACCGGCGCGGCGTTTAGCCTGATCATGCCCTTCCTGCCGCTCTACGTCGAACAGCTGGGCGTGACGGGCCACGGCGCGCTCAATATGTGGTCTGGCCTGGTCTTCAGCATCACGTTTCTCTTTTCCGCGATAGCCTCTCCTTTCTGGGGTGGCCTGGCCGATCGCAAGGGTCGAAAAATCATGCTGCTGCGTTCGGCGCTGGGGATGGCCATCATCATGGCGCTGATGGGCGTGGCGCAAAACGTCTGGCAGTTTCTGATCCTGCGCGCGCTGCTGGGCTTGCTGGGGGGATTTATTCCCAACGCGAATGCCCTGATTGCCACGCAGATACCCCGCCATAAAAGCGGCTGGGCGCTGGGCACGCTCTCCACCGGCGGCGTGAGCGGCGCTCTGCTGGGGCCGCTTGCCGGTGGATTGCTGGCGGATAACTACGGCCTGCGCCCGGTGTTCTTTATCACCGCCAGCGTGCTGTTCCTGTGCTTTATCGTCACCCTGCTCTGTATTCGTGAAAAATTCACGCCCGTCGCCAAAAAAGAGATGCTCCACGCCAGGGAGGTGCTGACCTCGCTTAAGAATCCCAGACTGGTGCTCAGCCTCTTCGTGACGACCCTGATTATTCAGGTGGCGACCGGTTCGATTGCCCCCATTCTGACGCTGTACGTGCGCGATCTGGCGGGTAACGTGAGCAATATTGCATTCATCAGCGGGATGATTGCGTCCGTGCCCGGCGTGGCGGCGCTGTTGAGCGCCCCGAGGCTGGGCAAGCTGGGGGATCGCGTTGGTCCGGAAAAAATCCTGATCTGCGCGCTGGTGATTTCCGTCCTGCTGCTGATCCCGATGTCGATGGTGCAATCGCCCTGGCAGCTGGGCGTCCTGCGCTTTTTGCTGGGTGCTGCCGACGGCGCGTTACTGCCCGCCGTACAGACCCTGCTGGTCTACAACTCCACGAACCAGATTGCGGGGCGTATTTTTAGCTATAACCAGTCATTCCGCGATATCGGTAACGTCACCGGACCGCTGCTCGGAGCCGGGATCTCCGCCAGCTTCGGTTTCCGCGCCGTTTTTATCGTGACGGCGGGCGTGGTGTTGTTCAATGCCATTTATTCGTGGCTCAGTTTATCCCGCGCGCTACGGCCGGTGGCGGAATAA
- a CDS encoding Kdo(2)-lipid IV(A) acyltransferase, whose amino-acid sequence MTQLPKFTAALLHPRYWLTWLGIGFLWLLVQLPYPVIFRLGKSLGRFAQAFMKRRARIAYRNLELCFPQMSESERHDMVTKNFESVGMGLMETGMAWFWPDKRMARWSEVTGTGMDPVHTLQANQTGVLLIGVHFLTLEIGARMFGMQAPGIGVYRPNDNPVIDLIQTNGRMRSNKSMIDRKDLKGMIRALKSGEVVWYAPDHDYGPQASVFVPFFAVEEAATTTGTWMLARMSKAAIVPFVPRRKPDGSGYELMMLEPELAPPLDDAETTARWMNSVVEKCIMLAPEQYMWLHRRFKTRPQGTPSRY is encoded by the coding sequence ATGACCCAGTTACCAAAATTTACTGCTGCCCTTTTGCATCCCCGCTATTGGTTGACCTGGCTTGGCATAGGCTTTTTATGGCTACTGGTACAGCTTCCCTACCCCGTTATTTTCCGGCTGGGTAAATCTCTGGGCCGTTTCGCGCAGGCGTTTATGAAGCGCCGCGCCAGAATCGCGTACCGCAATCTTGAGCTGTGTTTTCCGCAGATGAGCGAATCAGAACGTCACGATATGGTCACGAAGAATTTCGAATCCGTCGGAATGGGGCTCATGGAAACCGGTATGGCGTGGTTCTGGCCGGACAAACGCATGGCTCGCTGGAGCGAGGTAACGGGAACCGGTATGGATCCGGTGCACACGCTTCAGGCCAACCAGACGGGCGTTCTGCTGATCGGCGTCCATTTTCTGACGCTGGAAATTGGTGCCCGCATGTTCGGCATGCAGGCGCCCGGCATCGGCGTTTATCGCCCAAACGATAACCCGGTCATCGATCTCATCCAGACCAACGGCCGCATGCGCTCCAACAAAAGCATGATCGACCGGAAGGATCTGAAGGGGATGATCCGCGCGCTGAAGTCCGGTGAAGTGGTCTGGTATGCCCCCGACCACGATTATGGCCCACAGGCCAGCGTATTTGTTCCCTTCTTCGCCGTTGAAGAGGCCGCCACCACGACCGGAACCTGGATGCTGGCGCGCATGTCAAAAGCGGCCATCGTGCCTTTTGTTCCCCGCCGTAAGCCGGATGGGTCAGGCTACGAGCTGATGATGCTGGAGCCGGAGCTCGCGCCGCCGCTCGACGATGCGGAAACCACCGCGCGCTGGATGAACAGCGTCGTGGAGAAGTGCATCATGCTCGCGCCGGAGCAGTATATGTGGCTACACCGTCGCTTTAAAACGCGACCACAGGGCACGCCGTCCCGCTATTGA
- a CDS encoding rhodanese-related sulfurtransferase, with protein sequence MPVLHNRVSNEMLRARMLAETEPRTTISFYKYFTIDDPQATRDALYQAFTALNVFGRVYLAREGINAQISVPESNVSAFRDVLYQFDPALNGLRLNIALDDDGKSFWVLRMKVRERIVADGIDDPEFNAADVGEYLKAAEVNAMLDDPDAVFIDMRNHYEYEVGHFENAMEIPADTFREQLPKAVEMMQEHKDKKIVMYCTGGIRCEKASAWMKHNGFSKVWHIEGGIIEYARRAREQGLPVRFIGKNFVFDERMGERISEDVIAQCHQCGAPCDTHTNCKNDGCHLLFIQCPACAEKFNGCCSELCSEESVLPEEEQRRRRAGRENGNKIFNKSRGRLNTKLGIPDPE encoded by the coding sequence ATGCCAGTGTTACACAACCGCGTATCGAATGAGATGTTAAGAGCGCGCATGTTGGCTGAAACCGAACCGCGCACGACCATCTCATTCTATAAATACTTCACCATTGACGATCCGCAGGCGACCCGCGATGCGCTCTACCAGGCGTTCACCGCGCTGAACGTCTTCGGCCGCGTCTACCTTGCCCGTGAAGGCATCAACGCGCAGATTAGCGTACCGGAAAGCAACGTCAGCGCCTTCCGTGACGTACTCTATCAGTTTGACCCGGCCCTTAACGGCTTGCGCCTGAACATTGCCCTGGATGATGACGGCAAATCCTTCTGGGTGCTGCGCATGAAGGTGCGTGAACGCATCGTGGCGGACGGTATCGACGATCCTGAGTTTAACGCGGCGGACGTCGGTGAATACCTGAAGGCGGCGGAAGTCAATGCGATGCTGGACGATCCGGATGCCGTGTTCATCGATATGCGTAACCACTACGAGTACGAAGTGGGGCATTTTGAGAACGCGATGGAAATCCCGGCCGATACCTTCCGCGAACAGCTGCCGAAAGCGGTTGAGATGATGCAGGAACATAAAGATAAAAAGATCGTTATGTACTGCACCGGCGGTATCCGCTGCGAAAAAGCCAGCGCGTGGATGAAGCACAACGGCTTTAGTAAGGTCTGGCATATTGAAGGCGGCATTATCGAGTACGCCCGCCGCGCCCGCGAGCAGGGGTTACCGGTACGCTTTATCGGGAAAAACTTTGTCTTTGACGAGCGTATGGGTGAGCGTATTTCGGAAGATGTGATTGCCCAGTGCCACCAGTGCGGCGCGCCGTGCGATACCCACACCAACTGCAAAAATGACGGGTGTCATCTGCTGTTCATTCAGTGCCCGGCCTGTGCCGAGAAGTTTAACGGCTGCTGCAGCGAGCTGTGCAGCGAAGAGAGCGTCCTGCCGGAAGAAGAGCAGCGTCGCCGTCGCGCAGGGCGTGAAAACGGCAACAAGATTTTCAATAAATCACGCGGCCGTCTGAACACCAAGCTGGGTATCCCTGACCCGGAATGA
- a CDS encoding YceI family protein, with protein sequence MKKHLLGIALGSLLFTAGSAVAADYKIDKEGQHAFVNFRIQHLGYSWLYGTFKDFDGTFTFDDKNPAADKVNVTINTNSVDTNHAERDKHLRSGEFLNVAKFPQATFTSTDVKKDGDKLNITGNLTLNGVTKPVTLDAKLLGQGDDPWGGKRAGFEAAGKIHLKDFNITTDLGPASQDVELIISVEGVQQKS encoded by the coding sequence ATGAAAAAACACCTGCTGGGTATCGCACTGGGTTCTCTGTTATTTACCGCCGGTTCCGCCGTGGCTGCGGATTATAAAATTGATAAAGAGGGCCAGCACGCCTTCGTCAATTTCCGTATTCAGCACCTGGGATACAGCTGGCTATACGGCACCTTTAAGGATTTTGACGGCACGTTCACCTTTGACGATAAAAATCCCGCGGCCGATAAGGTCAATGTGACCATTAATACGAACAGCGTCGACACAAACCATGCAGAGCGCGATAAGCATCTGCGCAGTGGGGAATTCCTGAATGTCGCGAAATTCCCACAGGCAACCTTCACCTCCACGGACGTAAAGAAAGACGGCGATAAGCTGAATATTACCGGCAACCTGACGCTTAATGGCGTAACAAAACCGGTCACGCTTGATGCTAAATTACTGGGTCAGGGTGACGATCCCTGGGGCGGTAAACGCGCAGGGTTTGAAGCGGCAGGGAAAATTCATCTGAAAGATTTTAATATCACAACGGATTTAGGCCCGGCGTCTCAGGACGTGGAGCTGATTATTTCCGTTGAAGGTGTACAGCAGAAATCATAA
- a CDS encoding cytochrome b encodes MQLRNASQRYGIISIGLHWIFALAVYGMFGLGLWMVTLSYYDGWYHHAPELHKSIGVLLMLGLVFRVIWRHISPPPAAPKTHSKLTRVGAVAAHIALYALLFAILISGYLISTADGKPISVFGLFDVPATLSDAGAQADTAGVIHLWLAWSVVILSVLHGLAALKHHFIDKDDTLKRMLGRSSADSGA; translated from the coding sequence ATGCAGTTGCGTAACGCCTCCCAACGCTACGGAATAATATCCATAGGTTTGCACTGGATATTTGCTCTTGCCGTCTACGGTATGTTTGGACTTGGACTCTGGATGGTCACGCTCAGCTATTATGATGGCTGGTATCACCATGCACCGGAGTTACATAAAAGCATTGGCGTCCTCCTGATGCTGGGGCTGGTTTTCCGCGTCATCTGGCGGCATATTTCCCCGCCGCCCGCCGCGCCGAAGACCCACAGCAAACTGACTCGCGTCGGTGCAGTCGCCGCGCATATTGCCCTCTACGCGCTGCTGTTTGCCATCCTGATTAGCGGCTATCTCATTTCGACGGCTGACGGTAAGCCGATTAGCGTCTTTGGACTTTTTGACGTCCCGGCAACGCTCAGCGATGCGGGCGCTCAGGCGGATACGGCAGGGGTTATTCACCTCTGGCTTGCGTGGAGCGTCGTCATTCTGTCCGTACTGCACGGGCTTGCCGCCCTTAAACACCATTTTATTGATAAAGACGATACGCTTAAGCGCATGCTTGGCCGCTCGTCAGCTGACTCTGGAGCATAA
- a CDS encoding YceO family protein, whose protein sequence is MRRIVNFLMNNIREHFMLYILLWALLAIIDFVYIVFY, encoded by the coding sequence ATGCGCAGGATCGTTAACTTTCTGATGAACAATATTCGCGAGCATTTTATGCTCTATATCTTGCTGTGGGCGCTGCTGGCCATTATTGATTTTGTTTACATTGTATTTTACTGA
- the solA gene encoding N-methyl-L-tryptophan oxidase: MRYDLIIIGSGSVGSAAGYYATQAGLKVLMIDAHLPPHSEGSHHGDTRLMRHAYGEGERYVPLVLRAQTLWDELAKQTEDRIFERTGVVNLGPAHSEFLASVERSAKAFNLDVEKLDATGITARWPEITVPDDYIALFEAHSGVLHCETAIKTWIDLAAKAGCAQLFNCPVETITHDENGVTVTTIDGDYSASRLLVSAGTWVTRLLPELPIQPVRKVFSWFQSDGRYSAQNKFPAFTGELPNGDQFYGFPSEKDALKIGKHNGGQAISSPEERKPFGAVPQDGSEAFTFLRTILPGVGGLLYGAACTYDNTPDEDFIIDTLPGHDNTMIVTGLSGHGFKFASVLGEIAAQFAQGITPQFDLTPFSLSRFNG, translated from the coding sequence ATGAGATACGACTTAATCATTATTGGTAGCGGCTCCGTGGGCTCTGCCGCCGGTTATTACGCGACGCAGGCAGGGCTGAAGGTCCTGATGATCGATGCCCATCTTCCTCCTCATTCGGAGGGTAGCCATCATGGCGATACTCGCCTCATGCGCCATGCGTACGGAGAAGGCGAGCGCTACGTGCCGCTGGTGCTGCGCGCCCAGACGCTGTGGGATGAGCTGGCGAAGCAGACCGAGGATCGCATCTTCGAGCGTACCGGCGTCGTCAACCTGGGCCCTGCCCATTCTGAATTTCTCGCCAGCGTCGAGCGCAGCGCGAAGGCCTTTAATCTGGACGTGGAGAAACTGGACGCAACGGGTATTACCGCGCGCTGGCCTGAAATTACCGTCCCGGATGATTATATCGCCCTCTTCGAAGCCCACTCCGGCGTGCTGCATTGTGAAACGGCGATCAAAACCTGGATCGATCTTGCGGCGAAAGCCGGCTGTGCGCAGCTGTTTAACTGTCCGGTGGAAACCATCACCCATGACGAAAACGGCGTTACGGTCACAACGATTGACGGCGACTATTCAGCATCCCGCCTGCTGGTCAGCGCAGGAACATGGGTCACTCGCCTGCTGCCGGAGCTGCCAATCCAGCCGGTGCGCAAGGTCTTCTCCTGGTTCCAGTCAGATGGTCGCTACAGCGCGCAGAATAAATTCCCGGCCTTCACCGGCGAATTGCCGAATGGCGATCAGTTCTACGGCTTCCCCTCAGAGAAGGACGCGCTGAAAATCGGTAAACACAACGGGGGCCAGGCGATCTCCTCCCCTGAAGAGCGTAAACCTTTCGGCGCCGTTCCACAGGATGGCTCAGAAGCCTTCACGTTCCTGCGCACGATCCTTCCGGGCGTCGGCGGCCTGCTGTATGGCGCAGCCTGTACCTACGACAACACGCCGGACGAGGACTTTATCATTGATACGCTGCCGGGGCATGACAACACAATGATCGTCACCGGGCTGAGCGGCCACGGCTTTAAGTTTGCTTCCGTGCTCGGTGAAATCGCCGCGCAGTTTGCCCAGGGCATTACGCCGCAGTTTGATCTAACGCCGTTCTCCCTCTCGCGTTTTAACGGATAA
- the bssS gene encoding biofilm formation regulator BssS: MEKNSEVIQTHPLVGWDISTVDSYDALMLRLHYQTPNQLNRDEAEVGQTLWLTTDVARQFISILEAGIAKIESGDYQENEYKRH; encoded by the coding sequence ATGGAAAAGAATAGTGAAGTGATCCAGACCCATCCACTTGTCGGCTGGGATATCAGTACCGTAGATAGCTACGATGCGCTGATGCTGCGTTTGCACTACCAGACCCCGAATCAACTTAACCGTGACGAAGCGGAAGTTGGACAGACGCTGTGGCTAACAACAGACGTCGCCCGTCAGTTTATTTCTATTTTAGAGGCAGGTATTGCAAAAATAGAATCTGGCGACTATCAGGAAAATGAGTATAAACGGCACTAA
- the dinI gene encoding DNA damage-inducible protein I: MRIEVTIAKTTVLPAGALDALAGELSRRINNTFPDNAGAVTVRYAAANNLSVMGAAKEDKDRISEILQETWESADDWFITD, from the coding sequence ATGCGTATTGAAGTCACCATTGCCAAAACTACCGTTCTGCCTGCCGGCGCGCTTGACGCGCTGGCCGGCGAATTATCCCGTCGTATTAACAACACCTTTCCCGACAACGCGGGTGCCGTCACGGTGCGCTACGCCGCGGCAAACAACCTCTCAGTAATGGGTGCCGCGAAAGAAGATAAAGACCGCATCAGCGAAATCCTGCAGGAAACGTGGGAAAGCGCAGACGACTGGTTTATCACAGATTAA